One genomic segment of Anticarsia gemmatalis isolate Benzon Research Colony breed Stoneville strain chromosome Z, ilAntGemm2 primary, whole genome shotgun sequence includes these proteins:
- the LOC142986335 gene encoding uncharacterized protein LOC142986335 isoform X2: MEVELLSEALMETVIGEAAAATPHVVMETEEMTVPQTDAEMDEGEKKNLLAGAGVSQMNQLTGICQEEENAKGIAEEEVVEEIERDEDKVIRIPVQLIPADHESVMLYCRIFLINDADRCRGDPNAVSLFFKDLIVKRRSPLSMPSDEEMIKYGFAFAGRNIYVHDYEVARQHLRLLITLWTMDNFNLEANGSESPEVHIIVCINRF, translated from the exons ATGGAGGTGGAGCTCCTCAGTGAGGCCCTGATGGAAACCGTCATCGGTGAGGCTGCGGCAGCAACACCACACGTCGTTATGGAGACCGAAGAGATGACGGTGCCGCAGACAGACGCCGAGATGGATgaaggagaaaaaaaaaacctcttaGCAGGGGCTGGGGTCAGCCAAATGAATCAGCTCACCGGAATCTGCCAAGAGGAAGAAAATGCAAAGGGCATTGCAGAAGAGGAAGTCGTGGAAGAAATAGAAAGAGACGAGGACAAAGTCATAAGGATACCAGTTCAGCTCATACCAGCCGACCATGAGTCGGTGATGCTGTACTGCCGAATTTTCCTCATCAACGATGCTGATCGGTGCCGCGGAGACCCT aacgCTGTGAGCTTGTTCTTTAAGGACTTGATAGTAAAGAGAAGGTCGCCCCTAAGCATGCCAAGCGACGAG GAAATGATTAAATATGGATTTGCCTTTGCCGGGCGTAATATCTATGTGCATGATTACGAAGTGGCAAGGCAACATCTTAGACTGCTAATTACTTTGTGGACGATGGATAACTTCAATCTGGAGGCGAATGGCTCGGA GTCGCCTGAGGTCCACATAATAGTATGCATTAACCGGTTCTAA
- the LOC142986335 gene encoding uncharacterized protein LOC142986335 isoform X1 gives MSDNIGIDKTIEMEVELLSEALMETVIGEAAAATPHVVMETEEMTVPQTDAEMDEGEKKNLLAGAGVSQMNQLTGICQEEENAKGIAEEEVVEEIERDEDKVIRIPVQLIPADHESVMLYCRIFLINDADRCRGDPNAVSLFFKDLIVKRRSPLSMPSDEEMIKYGFAFAGRNIYVHDYEVARQHLRLLITLWTMDNFNLEANGSESPEVHIIVCINRF, from the exons ATGTCAGATAACATAG GAATCGATAAAACTATAGAGATGGAGGTGGAGCTCCTCAGTGAGGCCCTGATGGAAACCGTCATCGGTGAGGCTGCGGCAGCAACACCACACGTCGTTATGGAGACCGAAGAGATGACGGTGCCGCAGACAGACGCCGAGATGGATgaaggagaaaaaaaaaacctcttaGCAGGGGCTGGGGTCAGCCAAATGAATCAGCTCACCGGAATCTGCCAAGAGGAAGAAAATGCAAAGGGCATTGCAGAAGAGGAAGTCGTGGAAGAAATAGAAAGAGACGAGGACAAAGTCATAAGGATACCAGTTCAGCTCATACCAGCCGACCATGAGTCGGTGATGCTGTACTGCCGAATTTTCCTCATCAACGATGCTGATCGGTGCCGCGGAGACCCT aacgCTGTGAGCTTGTTCTTTAAGGACTTGATAGTAAAGAGAAGGTCGCCCCTAAGCATGCCAAGCGACGAG GAAATGATTAAATATGGATTTGCCTTTGCCGGGCGTAATATCTATGTGCATGATTACGAAGTGGCAAGGCAACATCTTAGACTGCTAATTACTTTGTGGACGATGGATAACTTCAATCTGGAGGCGAATGGCTCGGA GTCGCCTGAGGTCCACATAATAGTATGCATTAACCGGTTCTAA